In Tistrella mobilis, the genomic window AGCTGGCAAGGAAGTCCTCGATCAGCTGCAACTGGTCGGGAACGTTCAGAGCCGGAGCATGCCCGCAGCCGGGAATGACCGCAAGTCTCGCCTTGGGCCCGCGTCGGGTCATTTCTTCGGCCGTATCCTGGGTCAGCAGGTCGCTGGTCTCGCCGCGCATGACCAAGGTCTTGGCACGAATGGCATCCCAGGCATCCCACATCTCGAAATCGTCTGTCGTCTCTGCAAAAACGCGCATGACGGCAGGGTCATAATGCACGGTCACCTTGCCGTCATCGCGGCGGCGGGTGGAGGTTTCGGCCATCTGCCGCCACTGGGCATCGGTGATCGCGCCATAGGGGGCGTAGATGGTGCGCAGATAGGCCTCCAGCTCCAGCACCGTGTCGAAAACCGGCGGTTGGGTAACGTAAGACCGGATCCGGCCGACCGCCACCGGCGACAATGCCGGGCCGATATCGTTCAGAACCAGATGGGTGATCCGGTCCCGCAGCGGGCCTGCGGCCAGCACCATACCGATGGCGCCGCCCATAGAGGTGCCGATCCAGCGCATCCGCTCGATGCCCAGCCGGTCGAGCAGTTCGACGGCGATATCGGCATAATGTTCCAGCCGGTACTCGGCGTCGGGCGTCTTCGACCACGACGACAGGCCGCGGCCGATGGTGTCGGGGGCCACGATGCGGTAGCGATCGGCGAAATACGCCGCGCAGGGGTCGAAATCACGGCCGGTCCGGGCGAGGCCGTGCCACATCACCACCGGTTCCGACCGGTCCTTCGACCAGTGCATCAGGTGGATCTCGTGGCCGCAGGCGGTCAGGAATTCGGACGCGGGGGTGGTGGTCGGGGTCATGGATCAGCGTTCCCTGAGTTTGCCGACGATGCCGGACGGGAAGAAGTAGACCGAAAGCACGAACAGGATGCCGAGCCACAGCATCCAGCGATCGGCGGCGATCAGTTCCGGCAGGATCGGGATGCCGGCCAGCGCTTCGGAGGCCGAGCCCATCAGGTCCTGAAGATAGAACTGCGCCAGGCTGAGGATCACCACGCCGATCACCGCACCATAAAGCGTTCCCATGCCGCCGATCACCACCATCAGCAGCACATCGAGCATGATGGCGAAGGAAAGCGTGGCATCGGGCCCGGTATAGCGCAGCCAGAGCGCGTTCAGCACACCGGCGAGCGCCGCCAGCGCCGCCACCAGGCAGGAGGCGGCGGTGCGATAGATCACCACCCGGTTGCCCAGGGCTTCGGCCCGGAAGTCGTTTTCGCGGATCGCCTGAAGCACCCGGCCGAAGGGCGAGTTGACCACGCGCAGCATGAACAGGAACAGGAAGAGCGAGACGAAGAAGACCAGATAATAGCCGATGATCCGGCCGTTGATCTTCTGGCCCAGCACCTCGCCGTCGACCAGCCTGTAAGCCGGGCTCAGCAGCCGCGGGATGCTGAACGACATGCCGTCCTCGCCGCCGGTCAACCACGAGAGCTGCGACGCCAGGATCAGGAAAAAGCTCGCCACCGCAAGGGTGATCATGCTGAAGAAGATCGCCCTCACCCTGAGCGACAGCAGGCCGATCACTGCCGCCACCACGATCGAGAGCAGCACGCCCGCAACCGTGCCGAGGCCCACCGCCCCCCAGCTCGGGCCCAGCGCATTCAGCGAGATCGCGACCCCATAGGCGCCGATGCCGAAGAACATGGTGTGGGCGAAGGAGACGATGCCGGTATAGCC contains:
- a CDS encoding alpha/beta fold hydrolase, with translation MTPTTTPASEFLTACGHEIHLMHWSKDRSEPVVMWHGLARTGRDFDPCAAYFADRYRIVAPDTIGRGLSSWSKTPDAEYRLEHYADIAVELLDRLGIERMRWIGTSMGGAIGMVLAAGPLRDRITHLVLNDIGPALSPVAVGRIRSYVTQPPVFDTVLELEAYLRTIYAPYGAITDAQWRQMAETSTRRRDDGKVTVHYDPAVMRVFAETTDDFEMWDAWDAIRAKTLVMRGETSDLLTQDTAEEMTRRGPKARLAVIPGCGHAPALNVPDQLQLIEDFLAS
- a CDS encoding branched-chain amino acid ABC transporter permease → MLNWIISGDHPRSRILTIVLLVVLLGLAFAPFVFPGTRSLAVAARICVLIVLVASYDILLGYTGIVSFAHTMFFGIGAYGVAISLNALGPSWGAVGLGTVAGVLLSIVVAAVIGLLSLRVRAIFFSMITLAVASFFLILASQLSWLTGGEDGMSFSIPRLLSPAYRLVDGEVLGQKINGRIIGYYLVFFVSLFLFLFMLRVVNSPFGRVLQAIRENDFRAEALGNRVVIYRTAASCLVAALAALAGVLNALWLRYTGPDATLSFAIMLDVLLMVVIGGMGTLYGAVIGVVILSLAQFYLQDLMGSASEALAGIPILPELIAADRWMLWLGILFVLSVYFFPSGIVGKLRER